One Cellulomonas sp. NS3 genomic region harbors:
- a CDS encoding TrkH family potassium uptake protein: MARGLPAAFWSGREMVDRLARQSPARLAIGVFASVVAVFAGLLSAPWATATGERASFVDALFTATSAVCVTGLVVVPTGTYWSTAGLVTILVGIQIGALGVMTLASILGLAVSRRIGLTQRLLVTSETKTTRLGEVGSLLRTVIVTSLVLEGAIAAILVPRFLMLGESLGDAVWYGVFYAISAFNNAGFIPTAEGLEPFVSDWWVLLPIIVGVFIGSLGFPVLLNIGSRWRRPSTWNLHSKLTLTTSAALVVVGSVLVAAFEWRNEGTFAPLDWPGTILASLFAGVMPRSGGFSTVDIGEMHEGTWLINDALMFVGGGSASTAGGIKVTTLAVMLLAIVAEGRGDRDVEAYGRRIPREALQVAIAVSLVSATIVLVASLLLLGITGLTLDRILFEVISAFATVGLSTGITPDLPDAGKYVLVALMFIGRTGTMTLAAALALRSRRRVIRYPEERPIIG, from the coding sequence ATGGCTCGGGGCCTCCCGGCAGCGTTCTGGTCCGGTCGCGAGATGGTCGACCGGCTGGCCCGCCAGTCCCCCGCGCGCCTCGCGATCGGCGTCTTCGCCTCCGTCGTCGCCGTCTTCGCGGGCCTGCTCTCGGCGCCGTGGGCCACCGCCACGGGCGAGCGGGCGTCGTTCGTCGACGCGCTGTTCACGGCCACCTCGGCGGTGTGCGTGACCGGCCTCGTCGTCGTCCCGACGGGCACCTACTGGTCCACCGCGGGGCTCGTGACGATCCTCGTGGGCATCCAGATCGGCGCCCTCGGGGTCATGACCCTCGCGTCCATCCTCGGCCTCGCGGTGTCCCGCCGGATCGGGCTCACGCAGCGCCTGCTCGTGACCTCCGAGACCAAGACCACCCGTCTGGGCGAGGTCGGCTCGCTGCTCCGGACGGTCATCGTCACCTCGCTCGTGCTCGAGGGTGCGATCGCCGCGATCCTCGTCCCACGGTTCCTCATGCTCGGCGAGAGCCTCGGGGACGCGGTCTGGTACGGCGTCTTCTACGCGATCTCGGCCTTCAACAACGCCGGCTTCATCCCGACCGCGGAGGGCCTCGAGCCGTTCGTCTCCGACTGGTGGGTCCTGCTGCCGATCATCGTCGGCGTCTTCATCGGCTCCCTCGGCTTCCCCGTGCTGCTGAACATCGGCAGCCGGTGGCGCCGCCCCAGCACGTGGAACCTGCACTCGAAGCTGACGCTCACCACGAGCGCGGCGCTCGTCGTCGTCGGCTCGGTGCTCGTCGCCGCGTTCGAGTGGCGCAACGAGGGCACCTTCGCGCCGCTCGACTGGCCGGGCACCATCCTCGCGTCGCTGTTCGCGGGGGTCATGCCGCGCTCGGGCGGGTTCTCGACGGTCGACATCGGCGAGATGCACGAGGGGACGTGGCTCATCAACGACGCGCTCATGTTCGTCGGCGGCGGCTCGGCGTCGACCGCGGGCGGCATCAAGGTGACGACGCTCGCGGTCATGCTGCTCGCGATCGTCGCCGAGGGGCGCGGCGACCGTGACGTCGAGGCGTACGGCCGGCGCATCCCGCGCGAGGCGCTGCAGGTCGCGATCGCGGTCTCCCTCGTCTCCGCGACGATCGTGCTCGTCGCGAGCCTCCTGCTCCTCGGGATCACGGGCCTCACGCTCGACCGGATCCTGTTCGAGGTCATCTCCGCGTTCGCGACCGTGGGCCTCAGCACCGGAATCACCCCGGACCTGCCGGACGCGGGCAAGTACGTGCTCGTCGCACTCATGTTCATCGGCCGGACCGGCACGATGACGCTCGCCGCAGCCCTCGCGCTGCGGAGCCGTCGTCGGGTCATCCGGTACCCGGAAGAGAGGCCGATCATTGGTTGA
- a CDS encoding glycosyltransferase — MDEQGGVSVVDHPVDARSTGARGRHALDPASRVGTRPTTAAVDANPAPSAHTRLAVAAHPAPAAGQLLGPAADDASAEPADVPWLQRIIGLVVLTIALSAAALLWVTVGAGVPLEEHRPAETTLLGFWHVLYATEVPTARVLVAAVAFAVLVAAGVALLERRIANRSRRSADVRTDPLAPKLVMARTRGVWAGPVTVTVLIPAHDEEASLPATIASLLTQSHRPERIVVVADNCTDGTVEVARRAGVEVIESVGNTKKKAGALNQALRQVLPGQGDNDLVMIMDADTSLDDGFLEVAVARMTSDRALLAVGGLFYGQEGSGMLGQLQRNEYIRYGREMRRRRGRVLVLTGTASLFRPLALRTVAESRGGALPGRRGDVYDTAALTEDNELTLALKSLGALMISPEQCTVVTEVMPTWRTLWAQRLRWQRGALENLGAYGTTPKTFRYWAQQLGIGYGVIALFCYFALMALMLLSSDGWIWFPFWMGLGVLFTVERVVTVWKGGWRARLLAVLMVPELLFDAFLDLVYVKGVLDISLGREAGWKHVQHAAPGPTASAPLTVTVA, encoded by the coding sequence ATGGACGAGCAGGGCGGCGTGAGCGTCGTCGACCACCCGGTCGACGCACGGAGCACCGGGGCGCGCGGCAGGCACGCGCTCGACCCCGCGTCCCGCGTCGGCACCCGCCCCACCACAGCCGCCGTCGACGCGAACCCCGCGCCCTCGGCCCACACCCGCCTCGCCGTCGCCGCCCACCCCGCACCCGCGGCCGGGCAGCTCCTCGGTCCTGCCGCCGACGACGCGTCGGCCGAGCCCGCGGACGTCCCGTGGCTCCAGCGCATCATCGGCCTCGTCGTCCTCACGATCGCCCTGTCCGCCGCCGCGCTGCTGTGGGTCACCGTCGGGGCCGGGGTCCCGCTCGAGGAGCACCGCCCCGCCGAGACCACGCTGCTCGGCTTCTGGCACGTGCTCTACGCCACCGAGGTGCCGACGGCCCGCGTGCTCGTCGCGGCCGTCGCGTTCGCCGTGCTCGTCGCCGCCGGCGTCGCGCTGCTCGAGCGGCGGATCGCGAACCGCTCGCGCCGCTCCGCCGATGTCCGCACCGACCCCCTCGCCCCGAAGCTCGTCATGGCGCGCACGCGCGGCGTCTGGGCGGGCCCCGTCACCGTCACCGTGCTGATCCCGGCGCACGACGAGGAGGCGTCGCTGCCCGCGACCATCGCCTCGCTGCTCACGCAGTCGCACCGTCCCGAGCGGATCGTCGTCGTCGCCGACAACTGCACCGACGGCACCGTCGAGGTCGCGCGCCGGGCGGGCGTCGAGGTCATCGAGTCGGTCGGCAACACCAAGAAGAAGGCCGGGGCCCTCAACCAGGCGCTCCGCCAGGTGCTGCCGGGCCAGGGCGACAACGACCTCGTCATGATCATGGACGCCGACACGAGCCTCGACGACGGGTTCCTCGAGGTCGCCGTCGCCCGCATGACGAGCGACCGGGCGCTGCTCGCGGTCGGTGGGCTGTTCTACGGCCAGGAGGGCTCCGGGATGCTCGGGCAGCTCCAGCGCAACGAGTACATCCGGTACGGGCGGGAGATGCGCCGGCGCCGCGGGCGCGTGCTCGTGCTGACCGGGACGGCGTCGCTGTTCCGTCCCCTCGCGCTGCGCACGGTCGCCGAGAGCCGCGGCGGCGCGCTCCCCGGCCGGCGCGGCGACGTCTACGACACCGCCGCGCTCACCGAGGACAACGAGCTCACGCTCGCGCTCAAGTCGCTCGGTGCGCTCATGATCTCGCCCGAGCAGTGCACGGTCGTCACCGAGGTCATGCCCACGTGGCGCACGCTCTGGGCGCAGCGGCTGCGCTGGCAGCGCGGCGCGCTGGAGAACCTCGGCGCGTACGGCACGACGCCCAAGACGTTCCGGTACTGGGCGCAGCAGCTCGGCATCGGCTACGGCGTCATCGCCCTGTTCTGCTACTTCGCGCTCATGGCGCTCATGCTGCTGTCGAGCGACGGCTGGATCTGGTTCCCGTTCTGGATGGGGCTCGGCGTGCTGTTCACCGTCGAGCGCGTCGTGACGGTGTGGAAGGGCGGGTGGCGCGCCCGGCTGCTCGCGGTCCTCATGGTCCCCGAGCTCCTCTTCGACGCGTTCCTCGACCTCGTCTACGTCAAGGGCGTCCTCGACATCTCCCTCGGTCGTGAGGCGGGCTGGAAGCACGTGCAGCACGCCGCGCCGGGACCCACGGCGTCCGCGCCCCTGACCGTGACGGTGGCCTGA
- a CDS encoding potassium channel family protein has product MVDAPQQPGTRSAPGSKEPKRDAGVLVIGLGRFGSAIAATLERLGQDVLAVERDPQLVAQWAGRVPLVEADCTNPEALEQLGARDFPVAVVGVGSYLEASVLITGNLVDLGTPQIWAKAISAEHARILQRIGAHHVVLPEADAGSRVAHLVSGKLLDYIEVEDGFTVVKMRPPRETQGFTIAQSKIRERYGVTVIGVKSPGVEFVYAEPDTRISANDLIIVSGHAELLERFASRP; this is encoded by the coding sequence TTGGTTGACGCACCGCAGCAGCCCGGGACCCGCTCCGCGCCCGGCAGCAAGGAGCCCAAGCGCGACGCGGGCGTGCTCGTGATCGGCCTGGGCCGGTTCGGGTCCGCGATCGCCGCGACGCTCGAACGACTCGGGCAGGACGTCCTCGCGGTCGAGCGGGACCCGCAGCTCGTCGCGCAGTGGGCGGGCCGCGTCCCGCTCGTCGAGGCCGACTGCACCAACCCCGAGGCGCTCGAGCAGCTCGGCGCGCGCGACTTCCCCGTCGCGGTCGTCGGCGTCGGGTCCTACCTCGAGGCGTCGGTCCTCATCACCGGCAACCTCGTCGACCTGGGCACGCCGCAGATCTGGGCGAAGGCGATCAGCGCCGAGCACGCGCGCATCCTGCAGCGCATCGGCGCCCACCACGTCGTCCTCCCCGAGGCCGACGCCGGCTCGCGCGTCGCGCACCTCGTCTCGGGCAAGCTGCTCGACTACATCGAGGTCGAGGACGGGTTCACGGTCGTCAAGATGCGCCCGCCGCGCGAGACCCAGGGGTTCACGATCGCGCAGTCGAAGATCCGCGAGCGCTACGGCGTCACGGTCATCGGGGTCAAGAGCCCGGGCGTCGAGTTCGTGTACGCGGAGCCGGACACGCGCATCTCCGCGAACGACCTCATCATCGTCTCGGGCCACGCCGAGCTGC
- a CDS encoding LuxR C-terminal-related transcriptional regulator: protein MNRQGTGPTTRTGLALTPREQAVLAELTQDVTVEEIAARLWVSRNTVKSQLRSVYRKLGVSTRAEAVARARDLGLL, encoded by the coding sequence ATGAACAGGCAGGGAACGGGGCCGACGACCCGGACCGGGCTCGCGCTGACGCCGCGGGAGCAGGCCGTGCTCGCCGAGCTGACGCAGGACGTGACGGTCGAGGAGATCGCCGCGCGGCTGTGGGTCTCGCGCAACACCGTGAAGTCGCAGCTGCGGAGCGTCTACCGCAAGCTCGGCGTCTCGACGCGCGCCGAGGCGGTCGCGCGGGCGAGGGACCTCGGGCTGCTCTGA